In Fragaria vesca subsp. vesca linkage group LG5, FraVesHawaii_1.0, whole genome shotgun sequence, the genomic stretch CAACGGTTTGCTAGTGCCAGTCAGATCAAAGACTAGCAAGTTAAAATAAATACAAATTTGGGGTTTGCGAAAAATAAATAATAATCAACTAAAAAGCTTTACATCCTCCAACAAAATGAGAAATAGCCAAGCATTGCTCATCATCAATGTATACCCACCACCCAATCTGTTCAAATTGTTCTGATAACCCAAATTTGTTTTTCTTTTTTTCTCTTTTCCTATCATAAATACAAATGGGGGAGTCTTTGATCTTAAAAATAATCATGTCCCATTTGTTCTTCTAATATATATATTTTACGGTCCTCTTTTTTTGCGAAAGCAGAGACAACCCTGAGACTGATCTTGAGGGATCATTCCTCCACCTTTAGTTGTGTCAATGGCCTCGATCATTGAGACAACCTCATCCATCTCTGGCCGTTTGTCTGGGTTAGCATCCCAACATCGCTTCATTACATTCGCTAAGGCACTCGGACAACATCTTGGTATGTCTGGTCTCAAATTCTGTCAATGAAAATAGGCATATTATTGCCCAACTATAATAAGATGTGACAATGGTTGAAAAACTTGATATTGGAGAATGCTTTACCTGGCGAACCACAGCGGAAGTCACTTCTGAGAAGCTAAGGTCAGGATATGGCATGTCACAGCAGTATATCTCCCATAGACAGATGCCGAAACTATACACATCACATTTCCGATTATATGGGTTTCCATTGAGAACCTGTAACCAGCCAAATTACAAATTACAAGCAGTTTTTTTTTCTTCCTGGTATGTATTTTATGTGTATATTTATTTAGAGAAGTTCTTCCCGGTATATAGCGGAAAACATTAGCAAAAAAAAAGCTATTCGCATCTAGTAAACAAAGGTTTAAAACTTAAAAGGGCATTAAATGCCATTTTCACATAATATGAGTCTTGTGCCTAGTGAGTGGTAAATGCCTATAACAACACAAGTTTAAAAGCAAACTCCAGAAGATACTAAAACATTTTTTTGCGTGCTTCTGAAGTCCTAGATATAATCTCTAAGCCAGCATATTAGACTACGTACCTCAGGAGCCATGTAACCAAGTGTGCCAGTCTCCCCAGTCATGTCATTAGGATTTGATGCTTCAACACGAGCAACACCAAAATCAGCAATCTTGACGGTACGTGTCTTGTCGAGCAGCATGTTCTCTGTCTTTACATCTCGGTGGACAATCTTTTGTGAGTGTAGGTAACTTAACCTGTAATATAGAACAAATACAATCTAATCTCTTAGCTGGAATAACACAAGTCCTTCATTCTTTATCTAACAAAATAGAATGCTCTGAAAAAGAAAAAGGAAACTACAAATAGCAGAAACTGATACCCTCTAGCAAGATCTTGTGCCAACTGGACCACGACCTTGAAAGCCAACTTCCTTCTCCTATTCTTTATAAGGTATGATTTTAGAGCACCTCCAGGTAGATATTCCACGACGACACAACAGATATTACTTGGCATGCCAATTTGACCATTTTCAGTCTGAATTTGTAGTTCTGATGATCCCATTGTCGCCCCTATAAACTGATGGAGCAGAAGATTTCAGTGAAAATGATAAAAGCACACTACCGAAAAATGAAGGCAGTTAGGATCACTCTTTTCCGCAATTCTATATATATATATATCCATTAAGACTCCAGAAAAAAAATATATATACATACATAGATACATACAAAAGATGTTCATGTAAGCATTAATGTTTTGTTTAGCCATTCAAATTAAGTAACAAATAACTTTATTAGAAGTTATGGCTCTAACTTTATTGCAACATGCCTAAAATTACTTGGCTAGTTCTAAAAAGTAAATTACAAAACCTCTTGCCTCTACCAAAAACAGTAGTGAAGGATAGAGCAGAATATCAAATATTACTAGGAAAGAAATCCCCTGAGCTTGGGTATAAGTATAACATTAAGTTGTGATACTACATTGGGGATATTGATACGAGTCGGATCAAATGTATCACAAGTACATTGGGGATATTGATACGAGTCGGATCAAATGTATCACAAGAAAAAATTATACTGACCTAATTTGGAAATAAACCCCCTAGTTCAGGTAGAATATCAATTTTAATGTTGCACATTGTTACCTTTTGGTTTCACCACACAAGTTAGAAAATACCAACTAAAATCCAATTGACCATTACGCATCTCTAAGGCAATGAGAATAAATTGCATAAGTAGAAATTTACCTTAGTAACATTAGGATGGTCTAGTTTATGCCAGACAGCAACTTCTTGGGTAAAAGCTGCCCTTAGAGAAGCAATTTCAGCGTCCGTCCTGTTACCCTCTTCACCCCAGTCGAGTAATTTCACTGAGGTTAAGAAAATGGCCAAAGAAAGAGAAGGCAGAAATGCCATAAGAGAATTGTAACAATTGCAACAGCTTTGTATTATCAACAGTTTAATAAAGAAAAGGAGGAAAACAAAGACCCTAAATTAGTATCAAGAGAAACGACTTAGTAAGCGACAAAATACCGTACCGAGCTAAATCAGGTAGGCCATTAGTACACTTTCGTACTCCATAAATTAAATTAGTTTTCGCGATGCACAAATGCAGAATTAGGCTGGCTGACGTGGCCCTATCAGGGAGGGCCGCTTATCGGATCCTTTAAAGAGGACTTGCCGCGATGTAGAATATTCAAATTTCAGAGGATGATGGTGATGATAGTAATCACAATAATATTCCGATAAATAACAATCTTCAATCTTAGTTAAGCAAATACAGTACTTTTCTTAGTTAGTTGTTCAATAGGTTTCAACCAACAGGTGGGATCACATGAAAGTACACTACTACAACAAAAATATCCAAGTTGTTGCTCTCACCAGAAAACTCAACATATACCCGTGAAAGAGTCACAGATTCCATAAGAGTACAATTACAGTGGACAATCAAGAACCTTCATTGCAGTCCATTGGATATGAGTTTGGAATTTTGCCGCACATCAACCATAGAAGTGCCTTAAAACAATAAAGATGAATTGACAGTATAGTTCACCTAATCCAACATTGAACCGCACAAACTAAAGTAACAGCATCAAAATCAACCTTACTTTCACACATCAAGTCTACATTTTACAATGCCAAAACCAAGTGGAAATGAACAAAGATCTCTAATTTACGCGTAAAATGAAGGTAGACCAAAGTCCAAATGAAATTGAAGTAAAAAGAAAAAGGGAAAAAGTAAAAATTAGAACTTTGAGAAAGTTGAGAACTTGAAATGATTTGACAGAAGAAAGCAGGTAAAAAAAAAAGAACATACCGGCGACATCTTGGCCGTCGTAGACGCCACGGTGGACGGTGCCGAAAGTGCCACGTGCAATGACGCTCTTGATGATGAGCTTGGAAGGGTCGATCTCCCACTCCTGGCGGTGGCGCTTGGGGATGGAGAGAGTCATGCCGGAAGTGGACGTTGCGGCGGGGGCGGAGGCGGTGGTGGTGTTGTTGTTGAGACTGGTGCTGAGGTTGAGACTGTTGAGATTGTTGGCGGCGGAATTGGTGGTGTCTTGGTCTCCTCCTCCTGCTCTCATCTTGGCCTTGTCCAAAGTCAAAACCTTGTTGAGATGTCTCTCCAGCTGCTCATCCAAGCTCTTGAGATCAATCTGATCCGCCCTCACGAACCCATCACTGCTCTCCTTCATTGTTGCTGACGTTGTTGGGTGTTTCTGGGGCGATCGGAGTTGGGTTCTGCTTCTGCTTCTTCTTCTTCGTTGTTGGTGCTGCTGGTCTTAGCTATCTATTCATGTTCCATGTGACATGTGCTCACATGGTGTTTGCCTTGGCGCAACGTGTTCTTATGACCCACTTTGGTCTCCCCCTCTCTACTCCCCAAGTCTCTACCTCCCTAGCTCTCCTCCCGCTCTCTCTCTCTCTCTCTTCCTCTCTTTTTATCTGCACCTTATTTTTTCCCCTTATTTTCGTTGCTTAAAAAGAAATATTCCATGCTATATACATCATATATTTACTCTTCTTTTCTCATATGGACATTTTCTTGATTCATTCTTCTTTTATAATAATAGAGTGATTAACTCAACTCTTGAACGGTAGAAACGACCATATCCGGATAAGAATTGATAAATTGTTGTAGAGATTTGTATTTAGATTTCAATCGATGTTACTACAAAATTAACAGAGCATGTGATCCAGTTATATGATTGTAAAGTTGTAAAATCAACAATAATGTTTTGTTTTAACCATAAATGGAGATATGTATCACAAATTTGATTTATGGATTGTGTATCACAAAGTTGTAAAATCAACAATAATGTTCAATCAAATTGCTGAAATTTTTGTTTGCATAAACCACGCTTTAGCATAGGAATAATAGCTTCCTTGTAGAAATTGGTTCATCGACTTTCTTTTCTTGTAGAAATTGGTTGATCAAGTTTCTTTTCTTGCATTTGATACACCCGATTAGACCTTTCTCATATACATTTATAATCTAATTGAAATTCTTCCACTCTCTGTTTTACAATAGATTAATGGTCACTACAATGACATGTATGATGTATCCCATGAATACTAAAAGAGCTTTGATGTTGCCTTCAAACTTGCCACACCACCATTAAGGCATTAACCCTCTAGATTTGATCTCCTTCATTTCCTACTAATGAAACAAATCTTATGCTAGCTAAGTCGATTAGACGGGGAGTTAGTTAGAGATAACTAATGTAGCTAGCTTGTGTGATGTGCTTGGTTTACTCTAGAAAAGTTCCCTCATTTTCTAAAAGGGACATTGTTGACGTTTGAGTTTTGATTACTTGGTACGTAGAAACATCAACACAAACACATCACGCACCAAAAAGGGCTTAGACAAATGAAAACAAAACGTACTCCAATCGAACCTCTAATTTGATGGATTAGATTAGTCAACAAAACCCATCAATATGATCAAGTGCTGGGATTGAATTGTCCGATTATATCTGCGCCGTTTACTTCTTGTTTGACACAAAACTACTCGACTTAGTCAGAAATGCTCACAAGGAAAAACCAACAGAAAAGTATACAAATCGAAGTGTGTTTGCTAGCTTTTGAGCTCAATGAACGACCACTATCAAATCACCCTTCTAATACTAATTAACATGAACATAGTCATGGTTGTGTTAGGTTAAGCAGCATTGATATGTAGTATTAATTACTAGTAGATAAGATTATATATATACATTAGACTAATTAACCATTGTTTACAGATTATAATTTATAAAACACGAAGGGTTATCCTGTGTTGGTGTTTCTTTTGTCCAGGGCGATTATACAAGATTTGGTTTTGTTTGTTTAAGTAATTCATACAACAGCTTATTTTAGTCTCAATATCTATACCCGCTCATGATCCCTTGACACCCCTTATGTGTTGTCTCTTTCATATACTCTACTTTGCAACATGGCCAACATCTTCTATTCACCTCAGACGAGTAATAGACGAAGATAAGTTACTAATTTAGCGTTTATATGGCTCATATATTCAGAAATTGAAGGCAAGAAATAGTAAGTATATAACGAATCATGATCTCCAAGGGACCAGACAAGATTTTTTTGAATTCTTTTACAACATATATTGTTCTTGGCCTTTTGTTTTGGGTGATATACTGATTTTGCGTATATGCGATGCATGTATCCACCGAAAGACCAAGAATTTGCGGCCAAAGACTTGGACAGTACATTAGACTGAACACCCCCTACTTGAAATTGACGTACACCTTCCAAGAGCTAGGTCTCCAAACCATAATGAGGAATTGATATGGCCATGCCAGGAAACAAAAATGTATATGTAAGAGATGATGAATATATAGCTACAACAACCAAAAGAATTACTAGTCAAGTACCATATTTGTGCGGTAGCTAGCTAGTCTCCCCATATGTTATCTTCTCTCGTATCAAAATAGTCCGTAGGTAGTAAGGTTTCAATCTTTTTCCATATGAACATCGGAGATGCATGCGCGCTTATCCTAAATTTATAGCGCCGGCCACGTTCAAAGAACTACAGCATATGAGATTGGATAAGTCACAACCAATGTCGTTTTCTTGGTAGTAAAGTCAGAGTATGAAACTAAAATTTTTAAAAGGCTACCTTGGTTCCTTTCTGGGTAAGGTTCATCTAGACCCGGCGAGTTCATCAATATATACGCTTAGGTAATTTGTTCATGAAGTACCACCTCGGCACCCGTTAAATTACTGTTCTATATTACTCGTCAGTCAGATCCGTAGACGTCAGATGATGCCGTTGCACGAACCTACATCAAGATGGTGGAGCTAGCTAGGGTTTGCAATCAAAAAGGCCTCGGTGATGAGGGAGGAGGTTGATCACCACCGATATTGTCCTCACTTTGGCACTTGATTGTTTATGAACATTCCCTTTGGGATTTTCAAGTGTGAGGTTTTCACCTTAGGCCTCAGCAAATATTATCGAGTACGTGTTAACTTATAAACTGCATAATTTTTAACCCCTTCTCGATATGGGATTAG encodes the following:
- the LOC101298797 gene encoding serine/threonine-protein kinase HT1-like encodes the protein MKESSDGFVRADQIDLKSLDEQLERHLNKVLTLDKAKMRAGGGDQDTTNSAANNLNSLNLSTSLNNNTTTASAPAATSTSGMTLSIPKRHRQEWEIDPSKLIIKSVIARGTFGTVHRGVYDGQDVAVKLLDWGEEGNRTDAEIASLRAAFTQEVAVWHKLDHPNVTKFIGATMGSSELQIQTENGQIGMPSNICCVVVEYLPGGALKSYLIKNRRRKLAFKVVVQLAQDLARGLSYLHSQKIVHRDVKTENMLLDKTRTVKIADFGVARVEASNPNDMTGETGTLGYMAPEVLNGNPYNRKCDVYSFGICLWEIYCCDMPYPDLSFSEVTSAVVRQNLRPDIPRCCPSALANVMKRCWDANPDKRPEMDEVVSMIEAIDTTKGGGMIPQDQSQGCLCFRKKRGP